The proteins below are encoded in one region of Paenarthrobacter ilicis:
- a CDS encoding quinone-dependent dihydroorotate dehydrogenase, translating to MRFYPTFFKVAFSWMDAEKAHKIGFQGIRAAHTSGAGKILARMTAPPESLRTEALGLTFPSPFGLAAGFDKEGHGIEALTELGFGHVEVGTITGQAQPGNDKPRLFRLIEDRAVINRMGFNNDGAAAVAPRLKSARAALQRTHGGVRPIIGVNIGKTKAVDLDAATQDYLVSARSLAPTADYLVVNVSSPNTPGLRLLQNVETLRPLLRAVGDAADEAAGRHVPLLVKIAPDLSDEDIDDVARLALDLKLDGIIATNTTISRTGLVSDAGKVESLGAGGLSGAPLKQRSLEVLRRLKAAVGDQLVLIAVGGVETGRDVQDRLDAGATLVQGYTAFLYEGPFWASRINKDLVKLRRG from the coding sequence ATGCGTTTCTACCCCACTTTCTTCAAGGTGGCCTTCTCCTGGATGGATGCCGAGAAGGCACACAAAATCGGCTTCCAAGGGATCCGGGCTGCCCACACGTCGGGCGCCGGAAAAATTCTGGCCCGGATGACCGCACCCCCGGAATCACTGCGCACAGAGGCGTTGGGTCTGACATTCCCTTCGCCTTTCGGCCTGGCAGCCGGCTTCGACAAGGAAGGTCACGGCATCGAGGCCCTGACTGAGCTCGGATTCGGGCACGTGGAGGTAGGCACCATCACCGGACAGGCCCAGCCTGGGAATGACAAACCCCGGTTGTTCCGCCTCATCGAAGACCGGGCGGTCATTAACCGTATGGGGTTCAACAACGACGGCGCTGCTGCTGTGGCGCCTCGGCTGAAGTCCGCCCGGGCTGCCTTGCAGCGGACCCATGGTGGGGTGCGGCCGATTATCGGCGTCAATATCGGCAAAACCAAAGCCGTGGATCTTGATGCTGCAACGCAGGACTACTTGGTCAGCGCACGGAGCCTGGCCCCGACAGCCGACTATCTTGTGGTCAATGTCAGCTCTCCGAACACCCCCGGCCTCAGGCTCCTGCAAAACGTAGAAACACTGCGGCCACTGTTGCGTGCGGTGGGCGACGCGGCCGACGAAGCCGCCGGCCGCCACGTTCCGTTGTTGGTCAAGATCGCGCCGGACCTGTCCGACGAAGATATCGACGACGTCGCGCGGCTCGCCTTGGACCTCAAGCTGGACGGCATTATTGCCACCAACACAACCATCTCCCGGACAGGCCTCGTTTCCGATGCCGGCAAAGTGGAGTCTCTGGGAGCAGGCGGTCTATCCGGCGCGCCCCTCAAGCAGCGATCCCTCGAAGTCCTGCGACGGCTCAAGGCGGCCGTGGGAGACCAATTGGTCCTCATCGCTGTAGGGGGAGTCGAAACCGGCCGCGACGTCCAGGATCGCCTGGACGCCGGCGCAACCCTGGTTCAGGGCTACACAGCATTTCTCTACGAGGGTCCGTTCTGGGCCTCCCGAATCAACAAGGACCTGGTGAAGTTGCGTCGGGGCTAG
- a CDS encoding FAD-binding dehydrogenase produces MPMDPGDTHHARLKITADVLVVGAGLSGLVAAATAYAAGKSVAVLDQEPEASLGGQAHWSFGGLFMVDTPEQRRLGVKDSPELALSDWLASAAFDQATDKQARQWAEAYVNFASGEKRAWLKSLGVGIFPLVQWAERGGYGPQGHGNSVPRFHVTWGTGPGLVEPFLAKVMEGVERGKVSLHFRHRARALVMTGDTVTGVSGDLLEGSTAARGQASSRLAVGDFEASAGAVVVTTGGIGANHEKVRRQWPGGNAPASMLSGVPASVDGDFLSVVEKAGGALVNGQRMWHYPEGIRSLDPVWPRHGIRILPGPSSLWLDAEGKQLPAPLFPGFDSQGALRHIVATGHSYSWFVLNRTIALKELALSGSEQNPDLTDKNVKLLLSRVRPGMDTPIQRFLDRGADFVSAAKPAALAHAMNQLVDDPLIDAGTLEALILDRDRQVATGLGKDPQLAAIRSARRFATDKIMRVAPPHRLTDPAHGPLVAIRLSVVTRKSLGGLQTDAGSRVLSDDGTPIPGLFAAGEAAGFGGGGIHGYRALEGTFLGGCMFTGRSAGQSAAGTV; encoded by the coding sequence ATGCCCATGGATCCTGGTGACACACATCATGCACGCCTGAAAATCACCGCCGACGTTCTTGTGGTAGGTGCTGGCCTCTCAGGATTGGTTGCCGCAGCGACGGCCTATGCCGCCGGCAAGTCAGTTGCCGTATTGGATCAGGAACCCGAAGCCTCCCTGGGTGGGCAGGCCCACTGGTCGTTCGGTGGCTTGTTCATGGTGGACACCCCGGAGCAGCGCCGCCTCGGCGTCAAGGACAGCCCGGAACTTGCGCTGAGCGACTGGCTGGCCTCCGCCGCATTCGATCAGGCTACGGACAAGCAGGCCCGGCAATGGGCAGAGGCTTACGTGAACTTCGCGTCCGGTGAGAAGCGGGCATGGCTCAAGAGCCTTGGTGTGGGCATTTTTCCCTTGGTCCAATGGGCGGAGCGTGGTGGCTATGGGCCGCAAGGCCACGGCAACAGCGTTCCGCGGTTCCACGTCACGTGGGGTACCGGCCCGGGCCTCGTCGAACCCTTCCTTGCCAAGGTCATGGAAGGCGTCGAACGGGGAAAGGTCTCCCTGCATTTCCGCCATAGGGCCCGGGCCCTGGTGATGACCGGGGACACTGTTACCGGGGTCAGCGGTGACTTGCTGGAAGGTTCGACGGCGGCCCGAGGCCAGGCTTCGTCCCGGCTGGCTGTTGGTGACTTCGAGGCATCCGCCGGAGCCGTGGTGGTCACCACCGGTGGAATCGGAGCCAACCATGAAAAGGTCCGCCGACAGTGGCCCGGCGGTAACGCACCTGCATCCATGCTGAGCGGCGTGCCTGCTTCGGTTGATGGCGACTTTCTGTCGGTGGTAGAGAAAGCCGGCGGAGCCCTGGTGAACGGCCAGAGGATGTGGCATTACCCGGAAGGCATCAGGAGCCTGGATCCCGTGTGGCCACGCCATGGCATCCGCATTCTCCCCGGGCCGTCGTCACTGTGGTTGGATGCGGAGGGAAAACAACTGCCTGCTCCACTCTTTCCGGGCTTTGATTCCCAAGGGGCGCTGCGGCACATCGTGGCAACCGGGCACAGCTATTCATGGTTTGTCCTGAACCGAACCATCGCACTTAAGGAACTGGCCTTGTCCGGCTCGGAGCAGAATCCTGACCTCACGGACAAGAACGTCAAGCTCCTGCTATCCCGCGTCAGGCCCGGCATGGACACGCCGATCCAAAGATTTTTGGATCGCGGCGCTGATTTTGTTTCGGCGGCAAAGCCGGCGGCCCTTGCCCACGCCATGAACCAGCTTGTGGACGATCCACTGATCGATGCAGGCACCCTGGAAGCCCTGATACTTGACCGGGACCGGCAGGTGGCGACCGGGCTGGGCAAGGATCCCCAGCTCGCCGCCATCAGGTCAGCCCGCCGCTTTGCCACGGACAAGATCATGAGGGTTGCACCCCCTCACCGACTCACAGACCCCGCCCATGGCCCGTTGGTTGCCATCCGGCTTTCCGTGGTGACAAGGAAGAGCCTGGGTGGACTCCAGACCGACGCGGGCTCGCGTGTCCTCAGCGACGACGGCACTCCGATCCCGGGACTCTTCGCGGCAGGGGAAGCGGCTGGATTCGGCGGTGGGGGCATCCATGGCTACCGGGCTTTGGAAGGAACGTTCCTCGGAGGATGCATGTTCACCGGCAGATCCGCGGGACAGAGTGCCGCCGGAACTGTCTAA
- a CDS encoding alpha/beta hydrolase translates to MEWTDDFLGADFQSCAIDAEGADGVVRHATLIRHRACWESGTNQSRTQPSKIPHTGAVLFLHGWSDYFFNTELATFWAAQGYDFYALDMHNHGRSLLDNSPGGYVADLSFYDPEIQAAVDVIRGDRKTPPASLALMGHSTGGLVAALWASRNSGQVHHLILDSPWLEMHGNALVRRTAQAMVAPLARFRPEAVLRLPERGFYFRSISSTEEGEWTLDSRYRPPLAFPVRAGWLNAVFAGHAAVARGLKLEMPVLVLTSADSANGMVWQESMRRADAVLDVSIIALRAMSLGRTVTLERIDGALHDVFLSAPEVRQDAYRRLERWIGGFMKPSPGTLNTSPGTLNKGNDD, encoded by the coding sequence ATGGAGTGGACGGATGACTTTTTGGGGGCGGACTTCCAATCCTGCGCCATAGATGCCGAAGGTGCTGATGGCGTGGTCCGCCACGCTACGTTGATCAGGCACAGGGCGTGCTGGGAATCGGGCACCAACCAGTCGCGGACCCAGCCATCCAAGATTCCACACACCGGTGCCGTACTGTTCCTGCACGGGTGGAGTGACTACTTCTTTAATACCGAGCTCGCCACCTTCTGGGCGGCACAAGGCTATGACTTCTACGCCCTGGATATGCATAACCACGGACGGAGCCTGCTGGATAACTCCCCCGGGGGCTACGTTGCCGATCTTTCGTTCTACGATCCGGAGATCCAGGCGGCCGTGGACGTTATCCGGGGAGATCGAAAGACGCCGCCGGCGAGTCTGGCGCTGATGGGGCATTCCACCGGAGGCCTCGTAGCCGCGTTGTGGGCAAGCCGCAACTCAGGTCAGGTCCACCATCTGATCCTGGACAGCCCTTGGTTGGAAATGCACGGGAACGCCCTGGTGCGCCGGACTGCGCAGGCCATGGTGGCGCCCTTGGCGCGGTTCCGTCCGGAAGCCGTGTTGAGATTGCCCGAGCGTGGCTTCTACTTCCGCAGTATCAGCAGTACTGAGGAAGGCGAATGGACCTTGGACTCGAGGTACCGGCCACCCTTGGCTTTTCCCGTCCGGGCAGGCTGGCTTAATGCCGTCTTTGCCGGCCACGCGGCGGTGGCACGTGGTTTGAAGCTGGAGATGCCGGTCCTGGTACTGACATCGGCCGACAGCGCCAACGGCATGGTCTGGCAGGAGTCCATGCGACGTGCTGATGCCGTGCTGGACGTCAGCATCATTGCCTTGCGAGCCATGTCCTTGGGACGCACCGTGACCTTGGAGAGAATCGACGGCGCCCTTCATGATGTCTTCTTATCCGCGCCGGAGGTCCGGCAGGACGCCTACCGCAGGTTGGAACGGTGGATTGGTGGATTCATGAAACCCTCACCAGGCACACTGAACACTTCACCAGGAACGCTGAACAAGGGGAATGATGACTGA
- a CDS encoding alpha/beta hydrolase: protein MTDPGLPAPQWQPDVLGHGYEYLDLPLAPDEEGPAKATLVRYAPPSANPPPHGLLDFLASFTTRKRRAAPADPGGAPKVVLYLHGWADYFLQTELAEYLAASGFYFYAVDLRKFGRSLSPGQTPGYAADLGVYDEDLAAALAAIEWDVAERSDNTAAPTIHMIAHSLGGLIAALWADRNPGRVGTLVLNSPWLELQGSSLVRSIAMHLVEPFARTDPKRPFRFPEMPAYWQSVSNEAHGEWMLDPVWRPRASFPIRAGWTKAVLAGHAAVERKLSIDAPVLVLLSGRTRIQGEWTPDLMRADAVIDVEETARRSLGLGRRTAVFRYPGALHDIFLSRRTVRQQAYRDVAAWLAAYPY from the coding sequence ATGACTGATCCCGGGCTACCCGCGCCACAGTGGCAGCCGGACGTCCTGGGCCACGGCTATGAATACCTCGACCTGCCGCTGGCTCCGGATGAAGAAGGTCCGGCCAAGGCGACACTTGTCCGGTACGCTCCACCCTCGGCCAACCCACCGCCGCATGGACTGCTGGACTTTCTTGCCTCATTCACCACGAGAAAACGGCGGGCCGCGCCGGCAGACCCCGGCGGTGCGCCCAAGGTTGTCCTCTATTTGCATGGCTGGGCGGACTACTTCCTTCAGACCGAGTTGGCTGAGTATTTGGCAGCCTCCGGTTTCTACTTTTATGCCGTCGACCTCAGGAAATTCGGGCGTAGCCTCTCCCCCGGGCAAACCCCCGGGTACGCCGCGGACCTCGGAGTCTACGACGAAGACCTCGCGGCAGCATTGGCAGCGATAGAATGGGATGTGGCTGAGCGGAGTGACAATACCGCTGCACCCACCATTCACATGATTGCCCACTCCCTGGGAGGACTCATCGCTGCCTTGTGGGCGGACCGAAACCCCGGCAGGGTGGGAACCCTGGTTTTGAATTCCCCGTGGCTGGAGCTGCAGGGAAGCAGCCTGGTCAGGAGTATTGCCATGCACTTGGTGGAACCGTTCGCACGCACAGACCCCAAACGTCCTTTCAGGTTTCCCGAAATGCCCGCCTACTGGCAGAGCGTCAGCAATGAAGCGCACGGAGAATGGATGCTTGATCCCGTCTGGCGGCCCAGGGCATCTTTTCCCATCAGGGCTGGCTGGACCAAAGCTGTCCTGGCCGGGCACGCTGCCGTGGAGCGAAAGCTCAGCATCGATGCACCTGTCCTGGTGCTCCTCTCCGGTCGGACCAGGATCCAAGGCGAATGGACGCCGGACCTGATGCGGGCCGACGCAGTGATTGACGTGGAAGAGACCGCCAGAAGGTCACTCGGTTTGGGCCGGAGAACCGCGGTCTTCCGATATCCCGGCGCCCTTCATGACATCTTCCTGTCCCGGCGGACAGTACGCCAGCAGGCCTACCGTGACGTGGCTGCGTGGTTGGCGGCCTACCCATATTGA
- a CDS encoding isoprenyl transferase, with translation MALGKKNRPATPRSTPVVVPYGHPSGAVPPVIPRELIPQHVAIVMDGNGRWANQRGLPRVEGHKAGEPALLDVMAGAIEMGIKYVSVYAFSTENWRRSPEEVRFLMGFNKDVLRRQRNQLDEWGVRIRWAGRRPRLWGSVIKELEEAEEYTRANDTCTLTMCVNYGGRAEIADAVAAIARDVADGRLKPGAVSEKTIQKYLDEPDLPDVDLFLRSSGEQRLSNFLLWQSAYAEFVFMDTLWPDVDRRTLWDAVEIYAKRDRRYGGAVDAAATTS, from the coding sequence GTGGCACTTGGTAAGAAGAACAGGCCCGCAACGCCTCGAAGCACGCCCGTGGTGGTTCCGTATGGGCACCCTTCCGGAGCCGTTCCACCCGTCATTCCACGCGAGCTCATTCCCCAGCACGTCGCCATTGTGATGGATGGGAACGGTCGATGGGCCAACCAGCGCGGACTTCCACGTGTGGAGGGGCACAAAGCGGGGGAACCCGCATTGCTGGATGTGATGGCCGGAGCCATCGAAATGGGAATCAAGTACGTCAGTGTCTACGCCTTCTCAACAGAGAACTGGCGGCGCTCCCCGGAGGAAGTCCGGTTCCTCATGGGATTTAACAAAGATGTGCTACGCCGGCAACGCAACCAGCTTGATGAGTGGGGTGTGAGGATCCGCTGGGCTGGCCGTCGTCCCCGCCTCTGGGGCTCGGTTATCAAAGAACTGGAAGAGGCAGAGGAATACACCCGGGCCAATGACACCTGCACACTAACCATGTGTGTTAATTACGGCGGACGTGCTGAAATTGCCGACGCCGTGGCAGCAATTGCCCGGGACGTGGCCGATGGGCGCCTGAAGCCCGGTGCTGTTTCGGAAAAAACCATCCAGAAGTATCTGGATGAGCCGGACCTCCCGGACGTTGACTTGTTCCTTCGCAGTTCGGGGGAGCAGCGGCTCTCAAACTTCCTTCTGTGGCAATCTGCCTACGCAGAATTCGTCTTCATGGATACCTTGTGGCCCGACGTCGATCGGCGGACCCTGTGGGATGCCGTCGAAATCTACGCAAAGCGCGATCGCCGCTATGGCGGAGCCGTGGACGCCGCTGCCACCACGAGTTAG
- the recO gene encoding DNA repair protein RecO: MANPSFAARSYRDDAVVLRTHKLGEADRIITLLTKHHGQVRAVAKGVRRTSSRFGARLEPFMVADLQLVSGRTLDIVTQAVAKGAYGSSIAADYGRFTVAAAMTETAEKLTDADTESGTAQYNLLVGALAALSRSDHPPELILDSYLLRALATGGWAPSFTDCARCGRPGPHTAFAAPVGGMVCSDCRPPGSPAPAPETVRLLGALLTGNWGVADISDPRHRREAAGLVASYLQWHLERALKSLKHVERN, from the coding sequence GTGGCCAATCCATCGTTCGCAGCACGCTCCTACAGGGATGATGCCGTGGTGCTCCGTACCCACAAGCTGGGTGAGGCAGACCGGATCATCACCCTGCTGACAAAGCACCACGGACAAGTCCGGGCCGTGGCCAAGGGCGTCCGGAGAACCAGCAGCCGGTTTGGAGCGAGGCTCGAACCCTTCATGGTTGCTGACCTGCAGTTGGTGTCCGGAAGGACGCTGGATATCGTCACGCAGGCCGTGGCCAAGGGTGCCTACGGAAGCAGCATTGCCGCCGACTACGGCAGGTTCACTGTTGCGGCCGCGATGACGGAAACAGCTGAGAAGTTGACTGATGCTGACACCGAGTCCGGGACGGCCCAGTACAACCTGCTGGTGGGCGCGCTTGCAGCGTTGAGCCGATCAGACCATCCCCCTGAGCTCATCCTTGATTCGTATCTCCTCCGTGCTTTGGCCACGGGTGGTTGGGCTCCCAGTTTTACGGACTGCGCCCGTTGCGGCCGGCCGGGTCCCCACACAGCCTTCGCCGCACCGGTCGGTGGCATGGTGTGCAGTGACTGCAGGCCCCCTGGTTCACCGGCGCCCGCTCCGGAAACTGTCCGGTTGCTGGGTGCGCTGTTGACCGGAAACTGGGGCGTCGCCGATATTTCGGACCCACGCCACCGTCGCGAGGCGGCCGGTCTGGTGGCCAGCTACCTTCAATGGCACTTGGAACGCGCCCTGAAATCCCTCAAACACGTGGAGCGAAATTAA
- the leuA gene encoding 2-isopropylmalate synthase — translation MRNAQKPSGMPVHRYLPFQDQIAVDVPDRTWPDKVITKAPRWCAVDLRDGNQALIDPMSPARKLKMFQLLVKMGYKEIEVGFPSASQTDFDFVRQLIEGGHIPGDVTIQVLTQAREHLIERTYESLVGAKQAIVHLYNSTSVLQRRVVFNQDEDGILDIAMQGARLCKKYEETLEDTHITYEYSPESFTGTELEYAARVCNAIADVFEASADNQVIINLPATVEMATPNVYADSIEWMHRNLHPREGIIISLHPHNDRGTGVAAAELGYLAGADRIEGCLFGNGERTGNVDLVTLGLNMFVQGVDPMIDFSDIDEVRRTVEYCNQLPVPERSPYGGDLVFTAFSGSHQDAIKKGFEALEKDAAAAGKDVKDFTWQVPYLPVDPKDLGRSYEAVIRVNSQSGKGGVAYLLKNEHNLDLPRRAQIEFSGVIQRRTDAVGGEVSGSQLWQIFQDEYLPSEEEQSQWGRYTLGSVSTETDESGAMTMNANLRIDGNEVRRTGHGNGPIAALLDILHHDGVDVRVLDYSEHALSEGGSASAAAYVECAVGERVLWGVGIDPSTTTSSLKALISAVNRAVRDAQA, via the coding sequence ATGCGTAATGCACAAAAGCCCTCAGGTATGCCCGTTCACCGCTACCTGCCGTTCCAGGACCAGATCGCCGTAGACGTTCCGGACCGCACGTGGCCGGACAAGGTCATCACCAAAGCACCCCGCTGGTGTGCAGTGGACCTCCGTGATGGCAACCAGGCCCTGATCGATCCCATGAGCCCGGCCCGCAAACTGAAGATGTTCCAGCTGCTGGTAAAGATGGGTTACAAGGAAATCGAGGTCGGCTTCCCCTCGGCTTCCCAGACCGACTTTGATTTTGTTCGTCAGTTGATTGAGGGCGGCCACATTCCCGGGGACGTTACCATCCAGGTCCTGACCCAAGCCCGTGAACACCTGATCGAGCGGACCTACGAATCTTTGGTGGGCGCCAAGCAGGCTATCGTCCACCTCTACAACTCAACGTCTGTCCTGCAGCGTCGTGTGGTCTTCAACCAGGACGAGGACGGCATTCTGGACATCGCCATGCAGGGTGCACGCTTGTGCAAGAAATACGAAGAAACCCTCGAGGACACCCACATCACCTACGAGTACTCGCCGGAGTCCTTTACGGGAACCGAGCTGGAGTATGCAGCACGCGTATGCAACGCCATCGCCGATGTCTTTGAAGCATCTGCCGACAACCAGGTCATCATCAACCTGCCTGCCACCGTGGAGATGGCCACCCCCAATGTGTATGCGGACTCCATCGAGTGGATGCACCGTAATCTCCACCCCCGCGAGGGCATCATCATTTCCCTGCACCCGCACAATGACCGGGGCACCGGCGTGGCTGCAGCCGAGCTGGGTTACCTGGCCGGGGCTGACCGCATTGAGGGTTGCCTGTTTGGAAACGGTGAGCGGACCGGCAACGTTGACCTGGTGACACTCGGCTTGAACATGTTCGTCCAGGGCGTGGATCCCATGATCGATTTCTCCGATATCGACGAAGTCCGCCGCACCGTGGAGTATTGCAACCAGTTGCCCGTACCGGAGCGCTCCCCGTACGGTGGCGACCTCGTGTTCACCGCCTTCTCGGGATCCCACCAGGACGCCATCAAAAAGGGTTTCGAGGCACTGGAGAAGGACGCTGCGGCCGCCGGCAAGGACGTCAAGGACTTCACCTGGCAGGTACCGTACCTGCCGGTGGACCCCAAGGACCTGGGACGCAGCTATGAAGCTGTGATCAGGGTCAACTCCCAGTCCGGCAAGGGTGGCGTCGCCTACCTGCTGAAAAACGAGCACAACCTGGATCTGCCCCGCCGGGCACAGATTGAATTCTCGGGCGTCATCCAGCGACGCACGGATGCGGTGGGCGGCGAAGTCAGTGGCTCCCAGCTGTGGCAGATCTTCCAGGACGAGTACCTGCCGTCGGAGGAGGAACAGTCCCAGTGGGGCCGGTACACCTTGGGAAGCGTGAGCACGGAAACCGATGAATCCGGTGCCATGACCATGAACGCGAACCTGCGCATCGATGGAAATGAAGTTCGACGGACCGGGCACGGCAACGGTCCGATCGCCGCACTGCTGGACATCCTGCATCACGACGGCGTGGATGTCCGGGTACTCGACTACAGTGAGCACGCCTTGTCCGAAGGTGGCAGCGCAAGTGCGGCAGCCTATGTTGAATGCGCTGTAGGTGAACGTGTGCTCTGGGGTGTTGGTATTGATCCCAGCACCACGACCTCGTCGTTGAAGGCCCTGATCTCGGCAGTCAACCGGGCCGTTCGCGACGCCCAGGCCTGA
- a CDS encoding M13-type metalloendopeptidase, protein MPQSGISLSYIDHNVRPQDDLYQHVNGAWLSTTKIPDDRALEGTFTALRDGAELAVKEIIEEAAGKAGDATGVEQQVGALYASFMDEAAAERKGLDPLRARLQEVRDVASLQELVALLGKLFRCDVSGLFSIYPAPDAGNPERILLYIGQGGLGLPDESYYREDKFADIVAAYGDYISKLFTLAGVEDSGAAAVRVVALETALASSHWDNVTLRNPQKTYNLKTAAEAEALFPLLETWFEAAGIEPSKRGEIVVSTPDFFAEAASLMVNEQLETWKEWLTLRVISSAAPYLSSEFVTTNFDFYGTKLSGTPQNKERWKRGVSVVEAALGEAVGQIYVERHFPPGHKARMETLVANLIEAYRESIASLEWMSEETKSEALKKLQAFRPKIGFPDKWIDYSDVVIDPHDLLGNVERAHNADVDRHLDEIGKPVDRSKWLMTPQTVNAYYHPMLNEIVFPAAILQPPFFNADADDAVNYGGIGAVIGHEIGHGFDDQGSQFDGSGALRNWWTDGDREAFESLTAKLVAQYDALSPYAAPDHKVNGKLTLGENIGDLGGLTIAYKAYLLSLNGAEPEVIDGFTGQQRFFMSWAAGWRQVIRAEEAIRRLATDPHSPNEFRTNAIARNLTPFHEAFDVSEGDGMWMSPGERVSIW, encoded by the coding sequence GTGCCACAGTCGGGGATCTCTCTTTCCTACATCGATCACAACGTCCGGCCCCAGGACGACCTTTACCAACACGTCAACGGCGCATGGCTCAGCACCACGAAGATCCCCGATGACCGTGCACTGGAAGGGACCTTCACAGCTTTGCGGGACGGGGCCGAGCTGGCTGTCAAAGAAATCATTGAAGAGGCAGCAGGCAAGGCCGGGGATGCCACCGGTGTTGAGCAGCAGGTGGGGGCGCTCTACGCCAGCTTCATGGACGAGGCCGCGGCAGAGCGAAAGGGCCTTGACCCCCTTCGCGCCCGGCTCCAGGAAGTGCGGGATGTCGCATCACTCCAGGAACTGGTTGCCCTCCTGGGCAAGCTTTTTCGCTGCGATGTCTCCGGACTCTTCTCCATCTACCCGGCACCTGACGCCGGAAATCCCGAGCGCATCCTCTTGTATATCGGCCAGGGTGGCCTGGGGCTGCCGGATGAGTCCTACTACCGTGAGGATAAGTTCGCGGACATCGTTGCCGCTTATGGCGACTACATCTCCAAACTTTTTACCTTGGCAGGTGTTGAAGACTCCGGCGCTGCTGCGGTCCGCGTTGTTGCACTCGAAACCGCCCTGGCGTCTTCCCACTGGGACAACGTGACCTTGAGGAACCCGCAGAAGACATACAACCTGAAAACGGCCGCGGAAGCGGAGGCGCTCTTCCCCCTGCTGGAAACCTGGTTCGAAGCGGCCGGCATTGAACCCTCAAAACGCGGGGAGATTGTTGTCAGCACCCCGGACTTCTTCGCCGAAGCCGCGTCCCTGATGGTCAATGAACAGCTGGAAACCTGGAAAGAGTGGCTGACCCTCCGGGTCATCAGCTCAGCAGCACCATACCTCTCCTCGGAGTTCGTGACCACGAACTTTGATTTCTACGGCACCAAACTCAGCGGCACTCCCCAAAACAAGGAACGCTGGAAGCGCGGCGTATCAGTGGTGGAGGCCGCCTTGGGCGAAGCCGTAGGCCAGATTTACGTGGAACGCCACTTCCCACCTGGACACAAGGCCCGCATGGAGACTCTGGTAGCCAACTTGATTGAGGCGTACAGGGAAAGCATTGCCTCCCTGGAGTGGATGAGCGAAGAAACAAAGAGTGAAGCCCTGAAGAAACTGCAGGCCTTCCGCCCCAAGATCGGGTTCCCTGACAAGTGGATCGATTACTCGGATGTAGTGATTGACCCCCACGATTTGCTGGGAAACGTTGAGAGGGCGCACAACGCCGACGTCGACCGGCACCTCGACGAAATCGGCAAACCGGTTGACCGCTCCAAATGGCTCATGACTCCGCAGACGGTCAACGCCTACTATCACCCCATGCTCAATGAGATCGTGTTCCCTGCGGCCATCCTCCAGCCGCCCTTCTTCAACGCCGACGCCGACGACGCTGTGAACTACGGTGGCATCGGTGCCGTCATTGGACACGAAATCGGCCACGGCTTCGATGACCAGGGCTCCCAGTTCGACGGAAGCGGGGCCCTGAGGAACTGGTGGACAGACGGTGATAGAGAAGCGTTCGAGTCGCTGACCGCAAAGCTGGTGGCACAGTATGACGCACTGTCGCCCTACGCCGCCCCGGACCACAAAGTCAACGGCAAACTGACCCTTGGCGAGAACATCGGGGATCTGGGTGGCTTGACGATCGCCTACAAGGCGTATCTCCTGAGCCTGAACGGCGCTGAACCCGAAGTGATTGATGGCTTCACCGGCCAACAGCGGTTCTTCATGTCCTGGGCAGCGGGGTGGCGCCAGGTGATCCGCGCCGAAGAAGCAATCCGCCGGCTGGCCACCGACCCGCACTCCCCCAACGAATTCCGGACCAACGCGATTGCACGGAACCTGACTCCCTTCCACGAGGCGTTCGATGTCTCCGAAGGGGATGGCATGTGGATGTCACCGGGTGAACGGGTCAGCATCTGGTAG